In the genome of Bordetella avium, the window CCGCCGCGCGGCTGCGCGCGCTTACTTTTTCTGAACGGACCCTTCCACGGTCATGACGACAGGCGTACCCACCCCCTCTCAGCGCACATCGCGCCTTGCTCGCGGCGCAACGGGAGCATTGGCTTTGGCCCTGCTGTTGCTGGCCTGCGCCATTTGGCTCGATCGCCCGCTGAGCCTTTGGTTGAACGTCAATGTTCCGCCCGCGCTAGACAAGGCCTTCGATCGTATCGGCAATCTGGGCGATGCCGGCCTCTATGTCGCTGTCGGCCTCATCTGCTATATCTGGGCGCTCAACGGCCTGGCGCGAGGCTGGAGCTGCCCTTTCAAGAGCGGTTTTGATCGCATGGCGCGCGGCTCGCTGCTGCTGCTTGCCACGATGACGGTGGGGGGCATCATCACCTGGCTGCTCAAGCGCCTGGTTTCGCGCGCCCGACCCGAAGCGCTGCTGGACCACGGCATTTATGGCCTGGGACAGGTATTCGCCGGCAAGCCCTATGACTCCTTCCCCTCCAGTCATACCCTGGCCGCCTTCGCCGTGGCGTCGGTGATCGCGATTCTATCGCCACGCTGGCGCTGGCCCGTCATGACCCTGGCGGTGCTGGTGGCGGCCAGCCGCGTGATCAACCGCGACCACTTCCTGAGCGATGTCTGCGTCGGCGCACTGATCGCGATCTGCTGCGCCGTCTTGCTGGCGCCGCGCATTCTTGACACCCGCTACCATTGGCCGCTGCGCGCGCCATGGCGGTGGTGGAAGGCTTCCTGAACCGATTTCCCGATCATTCGGCGGCTTCCCTGCACACTTTAAAAAAATAGTGCATAATTCGCCCCCGATTCGCCAATCGGCACAAAAACGGCAAAGGCCTTCGGGTAATGCCGCGTTATGTGAGACGGGGGTATAGCTCAGCTGGGAGAGCGCTTGCATGGCATGCAAGAGGTCAGCGGTTCGATCCCGCTTACCTCCACCAATCGGCGACGGAAGCAGTACCGAGGTCCCCTTCGTCTAGAGGCCTAGGACATCACCCTTTCACGGTGAGTACAGGGGTTCGAATCCCCTAGGGGACGCCAAGCTTACTTGGCAAGATGCCGCAAGGTGTCACCGCTGCGGAGCGGTAGTTCAGTTGGTTAGAATACCGGCCTGTCACGCCGGGGGTCGCGGGTTCGAGCCCCGTCCGCTCCGCCAAATTTCAAAAAGCCGCTTGATTGCAAAATCAGGCGGCTTTTTTCATTCGAGGCAAAGGCCCTGAAGGTCTTTATGAAGGGCTTTCGCATTCAGCACGCCATGAGCCGCTCAGCAATCCGAATTGCCGTTTTGCGAGCAGGCAATTCAGGCTTGAATGACGCCCATGAGCAATGCCGCAAAGAGAATTGGCACAAGATAAAAAAATAGTGCATAATTCGGACCCGTTCGCCAAACGGCACAGAAAACGGCAAGCGCCTCAGGGCTCTACCGCCTGATGTGACAACGGGGGTATAGCTCAGCTGGGAGAGCGCTTGCATGGCATGCAAGAGGTCAGCGGTTCGATCCCGCTTACCTCCACCAATCGGCGACGGAAGCAGTACCGAGGTCCCCTTCGTCTAGAGGCCTAGGACATCACCCTTTCACGGTGAGTACAGGGGTTCGAATCCCCTAGGGGACGCCAAGCTTGCTTGGCAAGATGCCGCAAGGTGTCACCGCTGCGGAGCGGTAGTTCAGTTGGTTAGAATACCGGCCTGTCACGCCGGGGGTCGCGGGTTCGAGCCCCGTCCGCTCCGCCAAATTTCAAAAAGCCGCTTGATTGCAAATCAAGCGGCTTTTTTCATTCGCGGCGAAGGCTACCCGTAGCAGGCTAGCAGCCATTGCGGCCTGCCCCACAGACGGCAAGCGCCTCAAACAATGCAAGCGAGCCGATCGGACAGGGTTTCTTTGAGGCGCGCGGGTTCGCGAAACAGACGGGCGGTAATCATCAGCCCCTGCACGGCGGCGAACAGCGCGCGTGCGGCGGTTTCGATGTCGCCATGGAAGACGATACTGCCATCGGCCCGGCCATCGCGAAGCACCCCCATTAGCCACTGCTCCTGCCCGCGGAAGAACCCCTGCAAGGCCTGCCGCACACTCTCAGGCAAAGAGATGATTTCGGCGGCCAACATGCCGCCTAGGCAAAGCTCGTCTCCGGCGCAAAGCTGCGCTTCGATTTTTTCGAAATAACGGTCCAGGCGCTCACGGGGCGCGAGCGTGGCGTCGATATTGCGCAAGGAAGCCAGCGCACGCGAGCTATAGCTTTCCAGCGCTTCGAGCAAAAGATCGTCTTTGCAGGGGAAGTAGTAATGAATACTGGACGTTTTGACGCCCACATAATCGGCCAAGTCGCGGTAACTTAAGCCATTGCATCCGCGTGAGCGAATCAATTTTTGCGCGTGGCTCAGGAGCTGATCGCGGGTCGAGTTTGCTGTTGGCGTATCCATGGCGTTAGTTTACCTACACATAGATCGGGATGCACTCACGCCGGCCGCACGCCTGAGCGGGCGTGCGGCCGCGAGGCGGCGCATCAGCCGGCCGTGGGTGGATAGTCCAACTCAGCGCTGTCGGTCAGACCCTGCGCGCGGGCGGACGCCAGCTCAGCCTTGACCTGAGCGCGGGTGGCCATGGCACCCTGGGCATAAGCGGCGATCGGGTAATCATTTTCGCCAGAGGCCATCAGGCCTGCTTGACGCGCGGAGGCCAGCTCGGACTCGACCTGGGCGCGGCTGAGCGTGCTGCTGCTGTCTTGGGCGGGCGGCCAATCCAACTCACCGGCTTAGGCGGCTCCGGCGAAGGCGGCGGAAAGAATCAGGGCGGAAACAAGGGTCTTCATGGTGAATCTCCGTAAGGACAATCTTTGACAGCGATTTTTAAATCTATCTACCTATAGGTAGATATCAGGAGAAATAAAAAGAGGCGGAGCCTCGTACTGCTTTATTTCTGAACGGCTTCTTTCACAAACGATGCGGCGTTGACCGTTGGATGAATATTACCTACTAGTAGATAGATAAGACAAGCCGGAAACCTGTATGCACTTGTAATTTTGCGGCG includes:
- a CDS encoding phosphatase PAP2 family protein codes for the protein MTTGVPTPSQRTSRLARGATGALALALLLLACAIWLDRPLSLWLNVNVPPALDKAFDRIGNLGDAGLYVAVGLICYIWALNGLARGWSCPFKSGFDRMARGSLLLLATMTVGGIITWLLKRLVSRARPEALLDHGIYGLGQVFAGKPYDSFPSSHTLAAFAVASVIAILSPRWRWPVMTLAVLVAASRVINRDHFLSDVCVGALIAICCAVLLAPRILDTRYHWPLRAPWRWWKAS
- a CDS encoding TetR/AcrR family transcriptional regulator, coding for MDTPTANSTRDQLLSHAQKLIRSRGCNGLSYRDLADYVGVKTSSIHYYFPCKDDLLLEALESYSSRALASLRNIDATLAPRERLDRYFEKIEAQLCAGDELCLGGMLAAEIISLPESVRQALQGFFRGQEQWLMGVLRDGRADGSIVFHGDIETAARALFAAVQGLMITARLFREPARLKETLSDRLACIV
- a CDS encoding DUF4148 domain-containing protein encodes the protein MDWPPAQDSSSTLSRAQVESELASARQAGLMASGENDYPIAAYAQGAMATRAQVKAELASARAQGLTDSAELDYPPTAG